The window gcgcagccccctcccctccccctataaatacttgaggtgtgggggctgcccaacacacaagAACATCtccctattggcgcagccctacctctcttactcctcctctcccgcagtgcttggcgaagccctgcaggattgccacgctcctccatcaccaccacgccgttgtgctgctgctggacggagtcttcctcaacctctccctctctccttgctggatcaaggcgtgggagacgtcaccgggctgtacgtgtgttgaacgcggaggtgccgtccgttcggcactaggatctccggtgatttggatcacgacgagtacgactccttcaaccccgttctcttgaacgcttacgcttagcgatctacaagggtatgtagatgcactctccttcccctcattgctggtttctccatagatagatcttggtgacacgtaggaaaattttgaatttcttctacgttccccaacaatatgaaaCATTTATAATAGGAGGATGAGGGTGTCCCCTGTGTATGGGTGCTTGATCGGCATGCTGGAAAGGAAAATGGAGGAACTGGGAATAAGTATGCAAATTTAGAGGAATGGGGGTTTGCTTCTGAACTGTGATCCTCAAGATATCATGTTCAGATTGTTAATGCTGATTGTTTTCGAAATGTTGTCGTATAATAGACTTAAGGGGTTTTCTTGGAAGCATTCTTGTGTTTATGCATCAAACGTTTTACACTGGCATGCTTGTGTTTATGCATCTCTTCTGATTGAGATGTATCGCTACGAACTTCTTGCTCTTATATGACAAGGGTATAACGATATAATCTAACAACTTGATGTTCCTttcaccctcctccatggccatGCTGTATGTTTTAGTTGGCATTCAATCTGTATTTCTGGAAGAGTTCTTATCATTTTGACTTTTTCTTTCCGCGCGATAATCATCTGACCTCGTTCTACAACCAGATGTCTTTTCACTTGTTTTGATCTTGTCACTGTTAATTATCGCCATCCTTATTATTGGTCTGCTTTGCTTGGAACAGCGATGCCATGTGAAGACGGGGAAGGCCTTGGATCAAAGAAGAGCGAACTGCGGCTGGTGGTGCGGTAGCCAAAACCCCTCGTCTTAGAGAAGCGATTGCATTATCTATTAGTTGTGTTTTGAGTCGGAGACAAGTTATTACTTGGTAATGGATTGGTATGGTGGATAAAACTGGATCGGGTGCTCTATTATTGTTCCGAATAGACATGTATGTTTGTTTAGAACAAGTTGTGTATTTTTTTTTTTTTTACATTCCAGTGTGTTGTCCATTGCAAAACCTGTGCTCGACTCCGTTAGCAACGTGCCTGTGGTATCGATCTGCTGATCATATTGAGGCATTAGCATTTGTTGCCAGGAGTAAGAATAAGACATTTATTTTGAACAGTCATCTATATGTTTGTGTTGCCTGTTGAGTAACAAGAAGATACTTATGGAATTACAGAAGCACAACATCAATATTGAATGACCGTCAAGAAGATAGTTATAGATTACATGGTTGTAATCCTTTGTTGTTCTTTACTAGATGGTGTCTATATATAAGCCCCCCCTGTTTTTCAAAACAGAAAAAGATTTTGATCTGGACACTGAATTTCTGTTACCTTGTTGCATAACAGAACGTCTTGCTTTATTATCATATTGGATTTGTTATTTATCTCGATCAGCTGAGAATTAACTAAATCTCAATCAATTCCATGACCATTAGATGCTGACGTGGATGagtccatctcatcatgattcggtAAAGAGACTACTCAACTCAATTAACAGATGTTTCCACAACATGATTTGGGAAGGTTGAGTAAGAGGAGCTTCATCATCCACAGATGTTTCCACAGAATCTTACATCCACAATCTGCATAGCAGTAGACTGAAACTGAATGTCCATAGCCACATTCAACTCTTTGCAGAATCCACAGTACCAGAGCAAACAGAGCCTGAAACCTGGAGAGAACTGTTATTAGGAGATTCAACTCTTTGCAGTTGCTCCCTCCACATATCACACTTATCATTCCTAGTCTCCAACGGTTGCGGAAATCCTCATAGAAGAGTTCAAAGACCAGCTTCTCGTCAGGATTTTCCACCACACCATCGGCCATATGTAATGTATGTATGTACTATTGTAGTATGTATGCATTGCAAAGATAAGAAACTAAGAGTGGAATTTGTTCAGCTAGGGGAAGTTTGTTGTAACAAGCATCCTTGATATGGCAGTGGAGCAGAGCACCCCTGCTTCAAGACAAGATTCTTTGAGAATGAAGCTCATCTCTGGAGAGTGGAGAAAGAGGCTTGTTCGACAATCCATATATGCAGCAGCAGAAGCTCCATCCATATAAAGAGGGGCATCGTGCAGCTCAACGATCCTCATCACAGGCAAGAGAGAGGAAGAAGCACAAGTCCAGAAGCAAtggaggggaggaagaaggagagagtGATGGCCGGCGCCGTCTTTCTGCTCGTCATCCTGCTGTCGGCCCAGCGGCTGCCGGTCGGGGTTGCCGACCCCATGTCGCCGTTCTGCCAGTGCTACCTGGGCTGCTTTGGGTTTGACCCAGAGTGCAGTGGCGAAGGGTGGCAGAGGTGCCATGATTACTGCTGCGCCATAGCGTGCCGCTTCCCTGGGGACGCCGACTTCGACAGTGTGTGCGAGGGGTCCGGCGGGCAGCAGACTTGTAGTAGCACGGAGACCACCGGCTACggttgttgaaatatattgcctatCTCCCTCCATCAGTTTGAACTTTTGAATGAGTTGGTTAGTGCATGAATTGATGGTTTCTCTTGTCTGCATTTTACTAGGTACTACTTCCTACTACTACTGCTGATGACGCTGCGGCCAATGCCAACTACTGGAGCGGCCGCCACGGCGAAGCACGGCTAGACTCACTGCGGAGGCTGCACGGAAGCCGTCGTGTGATGATGATCAGAGTCTTTGATGTGTTGTGATGTCTGATTATAAATGGCAGACAGTTTATGTGCATCTTATTTTACTTCTGATTTAATAAAGTCTTGTGCGATTTATTGAGAAATATGGTTCGGTAACGTATACTCCCTCGgcctcaaaataagtgactcaaattTATACTAGCTttgatggagggagtaatatacagTAGTAATCTTACTAGATACTAAGCTCCCAAAACTTCCTGGCCTCTGGTGGCTTGGGGGTTGTGGAGGGCCTGCCCGTTTGTTAGTGTGTATCTTCCTTTTTTTTCGCTTAACACTACATCACATGTTGCACGTAAATATTAACAGCTCAATTTAGTGCAACGCTtaatgctgcaattaatgtttaatTAAATATAAAAATTGCGGATTATCTTTTGCTTATGAGCCAATTTACAAACCGGTCACGAGGGATGTCTGACTGGGCCTGCGAACTATACCAGTAAGATCGCACCCTATgcctttagagcaactccaatagaaCATGTAGATGAAAAATAACTAATTTTTGCATCTTCGTGGCCCAAAAAGCCATCTTCAACTGATGATGTAGATGTCAAAAAAAATTTACATCACCTGACCCAAGTGATGTAATATAACACCTggagatgcaaatttgcatctccACCTCGAGGTTATATAAAACGGTTGGTCAAGCGACAACCGCATATCATTTCATTTCCCCCATCATCgtgcgtcttcttcctccagccgccgccCGCCTGCCCACCCGCCACGCCACCATCGCCCTACACTAGATCCGGCTGCCAACTAGTCCCCGACGCCGATTCCACGACTTTGCCGCCATCGTCCGNNNNNNNNNNNNNNNNNNNNNNNNNNNNNNNNNNNNNNNNNNNNNNNNNNNNNNNNNNNNNNNNNNNNNNNNNNNNNNNNNNNNNNNNNNNNNNNNNNNNNNNNNNNNNNNNNNNNNNNNNNNNNNNNNNNNNNNNNNNNNNNNNNNNNNNNNNNNNNNNNNNNNNNNNNNNNNNNNNNNNNNNNNNNNNNNNNNNNNNNNNNNNNNNNNNNNNNNNNNNNNNNNNNNNNNNNNNNNNNNNNNNNNNNNNNNNNNNNNNNNNNNNNNNNNNNNNNNNNNNNNNNNNNNNNNNNNNNNNNNNNNNNNNNNNNNNNNNNNNNNNNNNNNNNNNNNNNNNNNNNNNNNNNNNNNNNNNNNNNNNNNNNNNNNNNNNNNNNNNNNNNNNNNNNNNNNNNNNNNNNNNNNNNNNNNNNNNNNNNNNNNNNNNNNNNNNNNNNNNNNNNNNNNNNNNNNNNNNNNNNNNNNNNNNNNNNNNNNNNNNNNNNNNNNNNNNNNNNNNNNNNNNNNNNNNNNNNNNNNNNNNNNNNNNNNNNNNNNNNNNNNNNNNNNNNNNNNNNNCCCGATCCCACCGCTACCGCCCGAATCGCCAATGTTGTCGCCGCACCGATTCGCCACCGCGAAGCCCCCGCCACGATTTCCCACACAACCGTTGCCCGCCACCAAGCCCCTGCCCTGAGCCCTCACCCCACCATCGCCGCCGAGATTCGGCACCCGCCGCCGCCCCATcgtcgccatgccgccgaagaataaGACGGGGTTCTTCGGCGTGCGGGCGAAGCCATCCAGCAACTTCGGCATGGATTTCTACGACGAGGAACGCCGCTTCTGGCTCGGCACATACTCCATCGCCGACGAGGCAATGCATGCTTACATTGGAAGCAAGGTGTCGATGGGAAACAAACAGAAAGTTAGCAATTTACTCTCTTGCATCCAACCATAGTGTAACTATGATTATAGATTTACCTTTCTATTTTTCCATTTTTCTAATATTTCGTATAATAACCGCTGAGCAAAAAATTAAGCTCGGGCGTACTGAACGAAGCTCACTAAACAATTGTTCATTAATTTCACTACTAGAAGGATACTTTTATAAAAATGTTTAAACATGATTGTCACTGCTATATAGCACAATTAAATGATATTCACACAACGAGCCAACCAATTGAAATAGACCGCATACGAAATAAACACAGGGACTTAACCCATGACCAAAGAATAGGCGCGGCAAAGCGTGCGTCATGCTCTAGTATATATGATGTGAGCGTTGCAAACTGAAACTAGAAAGCAAACAATGAGATGATCAGATGACAATGTTAAAATACTGCTGAAAAAGGACACTGTCTGGTTGTATTTGCTGTTTAGGCGTGTGCCAGGCTGTCAGTCGCTCAAAACAACTTCGCAATTAAAATTTCATAAATCTGGTTCCTTAACTAGATTTGCCAAAGCATAAGTATTTGGTCAATCAGCGATGTGTACGGTAACTTTTGATCTGTAGTAGTTTCCCAATGATTCAGAACACTAAGATAGCCTTAACCTCTGAACACTCTTCGGCCGTGACTTCTCTGTAATTTCACAAATTCAGTTCCTTAACTTCATTTGTttcccaatataaataaataagggATCGAATAGTATCCGTGCAACTGCGTGTAAATCAAGTCGAGTTCTTTCTTCTTTGCGGGAAAAGAAAAGGCAGTGTGCACACGTGTTTGCACATTACACCGGTACATATTGTTTCATGTAAGTAAATCGGATCAAGGATCAGGTTCGCTGATGAGGTTCGGGAATGGAGAGCAGCAGGCCTGAAGGGGGGTGGACTGTAGTAGTTTTCCAATGATTGAGAACAGTAAGCTGGCCTTAACCTGTGAATACTATGTAACCCCTAAACCTCCCTTGTAAATCCTATTTTCAATCTTAATATATCGATGCGGTGTTGCTGCTGGCCTTAAGAAGAAATAAAGATCCATCAAAGTCTGTTACTATTTAATATAGAGGCTTATGGATCAGAAATAGGACCCTGAAAACGAGCACACAAGCCTATATCTATCTATACAAGATGCACGTACATATACATTGCTTGAGCAACAACAACTTGTGTACTCCACACTCCTCTCTATATGTATGTGTGCATTACAAATTAATAAACTGATAATAGAGCTTGTCAGTCGATTCATTCATGGATAATGGAGGGGTAGCtgtttttttcaaaaaggaggacacaccggcctctgcatctgaacgatgcatacggccacaaatataaataaaaatgAGATTCAACAAGGTCTTAATGTCTCAAAGTAAAATAGAAAACGGCCAGCTCACACAGAGCCACAACGCCAATAACAAAAGACCCAAAAGTCACAATCGGCTGGCATAACAAAAGATaagaaaactaattgcctatcctattacatgaccgccatccaaaccggttgaagatatcccgcgctaccatcttccaccggacagatccagtaaccaaatgctccctggcctccgtcggagtgagtaaggaccacatacggatcaacgcagtagcccgaaataaaacctgcaaaaaatgaatagttgttgttcttaAAAGTTaaatcattcctgcagttccaaattgcccataacaacgcgcatactcctacacgaatgtgtctagctgttttggactctatcccaacaagccacaTTCCAAATAACGTACCgaccgaattcggaggagtaatgttaaaggcaatttgcacggtgCGCCACAAGACTCTCGCCAACGGGCAGTCAAAAAAGAGGTGCTTGATATTCTCGTCCCGATCACAGAAGCTACACCTAGTAGATCATGTCCAGTTACGCTTAATCAAATTATCCTTtgttaaaattacttgtttatgcacaaaccacataaacactttaatcttcaaaggTACTTTAACTTTCCAAACGTGTTTGGAACTTGGAACAACACTAGAATTGatgacatcgatatacatcgacttgactgtgaagtctccagacctagtaagcttccagcgcAACTGATCTGGCTGATTAGTTAGcttaacctccatcagtctactcaccagaTGAAGCTATGTTTCCCATCGGTCACCAACAAGAACCCTCCGAAATTGCAAATTAAGAGGGACAGACTGCATAATCATTGCAACAAGAGCATCACGACGCCGAAAAATACGATACAGGGACGGATACTGGAGCGCCAAAGGCGTATCACCAAGCCAcgtattgtcacgcccaatatgcgatattatcctaaagagactcgaaggtcccaccaaggatagaaccgcatattgatacgattttgcaaggtggatatcattacatcaacattacataatagatgggggtacatacaaaaggtatacaatgccacacaaatacaacatcatcttacataagagcaccatccgactacggatgaaacacaaacagaaactcaaacgacatccaccctgctagcccaggctaccgacctggaacctatcccctgatcgaagaagaagcagaagaaaaactccaaaacaagcaaacatcgctctcgcgtcatgatcatcgcataacctatacctgcaactgttgttgtagtaatctgtgagccacgaggactcagcaatcccattaccatgggtatcaagactagcaaagcttaatgggaaaggaaggggtaaagtagtgacactactagggaaaagcctatacacaaaatcctatcagcagcgcgcttcaaaataacttgctgctgctaattagcagtagcgagcccagacgaaactcgctgctgaaacaaatatagcagtagcgcgcccgctcaagacgcgctgctgctataattcccacgaggccgccgcgaggctagttatagcagcaacgcgttatagCGACGCGTGCTACTGCTAcatagcatagtagcagcgcatttctcagataagcgctactgctaagtttcgtacaaaaatttagtcccacctcgctccgtgaagagagtttctaccaccttaaatatgttacttctcaaactttgacaagcacttggtcttcattgaactctatgtgtagaatttgtggctgcaatatgagtcttcacctgttcctaaaccggtgaggactcatattgacaaatcagattgtacacaaaaagatcgttgatgatcaatgtatttttgatatattgaacaaagtctatttttacatgctgatagcagtagcgctttattgtgaaaggcgctgctgctagatagcttagcagtagcgtcttttcTTACAGCGCGCAactgctaagccattcatctcccacccccatctcctctatccgatccactcacacagtcacacactcaatcatccgtctgcgccgcgcgccggtccacccccgtcgcccctcctccgtctgcatcgcgcgccgtcacctcctcctccttgctggactcggtaccggcctcctcctccgtcctccctctccactcgccgctggccggcccctccttgctccaccttcctcctccgtccttcctCAACTGgtcgcgccggccggcccctcctcgctccgccttcctcctccgtcctcctccGTCCTTCCTCAACTGGCCGCACCGGCCGACCCCTCCTCGCTCCGGCTTCCTCCTacgtcctcctccgtcctccctcaactggccgcgccggccggcccctcctcgctccgccttcctcctccatcctactctcttctccctcctcgagtcgcccctccttctccctcctgctcatatgcaacattttgatttagttgatataatttagttgattcagtaggctagttgatttagttgacttacaaCATTTTGATTtaattgatttagtaggctagttcatttagttgatttagttgacttagaacattttgatttagctgacttagtaggctagttcatttagttgatttagaacattttgatttagttgatttagtaggctagttcatttagttaatttagaacattttgatttagttgatttagtaggctagttcatttagttgatttagaacattttgatttagttgatttagtaggctagttgatttagttgacttagaacattttgatttagttgatttagtaggctagttgatttagttgatttagaacattttgaattAGTTGATTTAGtttacttagaacattttgatttagttgatcgttaatcctttgctcatattgctcgacatgatatggtatgttatatacttacaaatgcaaattatccgatgaattacttagtgtacagtccaatgatatggtatgttgtctggaatctagtcgatgatatgttttagtgtggagttcgatcacatgcttattagtgtagaatctaaggaaactattaatagtgtagataatccatatgtacttatttgcgaggctatttattaattgatatgtttttcttattcagaaattggcaaatagcatatctgtgagttatggtatcgagcctgatgaagaaggctcagctagactacgccttactgcaaggggctccgtcacaacctgtac is drawn from Triticum dicoccoides isolate Atlit2015 ecotype Zavitan chromosome 6B, WEW_v2.0, whole genome shotgun sequence and contains these coding sequences:
- the LOC119320881 gene encoding uncharacterized protein LOC119320881; its protein translation is MEGRKKERVMAGAVFLLVILLSAQRLPVGVADPMSPFCQCYLGCFGFDPECSGEGWQRCHDYCCAIACRFPGDADFDSVCEGSGGQQTCSSTETTGYGC